tatcatagtcgaataagtaaacttgtcattttacacccgaaatttatcatcaaaagtgtgaataaaacgatagatgtaatttaaaatttgaaaaaattgttatcttcattaattccttacttcccaaaaacttatatcaccaataagacgttatcacgtaaacatctcgatcgtaaacctactttacaaacaaccaatatttttttatttcttattttttgtacctACGCTACGATGAAAAGAGACATTGTttacatgtttaaaaaatttatgacactttaattacaatgtaaattaaaaatttaacaatacagccttgcgattctgtaactcactttcgctcaaatcagtcgtaaagcagtcattttacgatttgtcattctgataaacaataaactacaagctccctccttatcagaatgccaaatcataaaatgactgcttcacgactgatttcagtgcgaccgccgctgtgaaaaccgctgtgtgagttcgaaatgtgagttacagaatcgcaaggcagctcTAATAAGTATAGATTAGCTTACACTTGTGCTTACATACAATTCGTAGCCTTAGCATATATTTGGTAAAGTACATATTACTTGCGTTAAATAGCACGAACGTACCTCTAGCAACTTATTTCTCTCGGGGAGATAAGATCCAACGGCCACTGGGTCGGGAAGATCTTCAACTCTGTCCGAGAACGTCACTTCAGCCAATTTTGTTTTAGACggctgttatataaaatatacatattgaaattgtaaaaaaaaatcgtagtGCTTGTTTGAAAGTTACTTAAAGGCATATTAATACTATATCgggttttgttaatttaaaactatttcatagatttttgttaaaccatattaaatctttaaacgATTCAAGTTCAAACTATGCGACGATacgttatataattttgtaaactCGTAAGAAAACAAttacgtataaataaatatatcataataaCTTTCAGCTAAATTCTCAAATACATGTGCATACACACCTattcacacacacactcaTTCACTTCATTTGTAACactaaatttataactattattattattattatttatttttattatcatcttttttttaaactaatttaaacatgtaccacgtaataattgttttctagttaatatgaattatgtcacaaacccttttgtcataaataaagtttttattattattattaactcaTGACTTAGCGGGACTATTATTGCTAACTAATGCAGCATTCACATGTTACATGATAAATAACATACCACTGGTGTTGGAGGTCGATCTTTGACGCTCTTCATTTCAAAATCTGTTGTGGTTTCATTAGGTATATTGACCACAGAGCCAAAACCGATACCGCCTTTCCCATGGATGAACTGCCGTGCAAGTTCCGTCGCCACATGTATTGACCAACGAGACACTTTGCTACGCCTGAAACATGTTAACGGAATGATCGGTTTCCTTTAGAAGTCttacaaaaaacaaagaaaatttaccTCATCTGAAATCTAGGAATGTTTTTGTCGTTGAATCTTAGGCTAAGATTACTGATATTAATGAATGTATTGCTCTGTTATATATTGATGTGAATACTTGAGATTTTACTGATATTATAGAACCGATGCATTGGATAATGATTCATTCACtagcataaaaataaatatatgagatAAGCTTATAATAACAGCGTATAGCTATCGCAATGTAACTTCCGGTGTTAGTTATCGGACTGTATTGTTCAAgttccacaaatatttaagATATCACTGATCCCTTTTGCATTTCGGCTTTcatttgattataataatagtcgagcttacaatataattacttatttaaagaCGCGCCAACAAAGCCACGaaacaaactaaaactaaCATGAAGACTCGATAGTAGGTCGGCAtacacaaacaaaacaaatatgatATATTCTTAACTAGCTGGTAAAAAAAGTGCATACACTCAAGATATGAACTGAGAAGTTTTAAGTGTTGCCTATGGATGGCCATGGAGGCTCGAATAGGCGGGCCAGAACATCCATGTGTCGTTGGTCGAGCCCTGCCATTTAATTCACATTCTTGCAAATCCGCTAAGATAGCGTAAAACCGTATGTTAAGATTCTATGTCTTTTTTACTGCAGCGCTCTTgctctgtaacttccaaaaGCGACAGCGATCTCgatgtttttgtatgcaagTTCGATGCAGTTCTCTCAATGTCCGTAGCGCTGAAGTTGCAACATAGGTATAGCGCTGAACAAAAATACATGATTGAAATGGGATTCCCGATGCTGTCAGTATCGCTATTGCAGACTAAGAGCTCTATTGGAAGTGAAAGAGTAGGGCCTCGGTTTGACTCATGACGAAAAATTTCTGGTAGATTATACGATCTTGTTTGCCTATGATAAGCTTAAGCTGACATATGAAATTgtctgttttgtttaataaagcAATCAATTactcaaattttattattattaaaagcaatattaaataaattttcaactttgtcatttattatgttaatgaGTTTCGTGCATGCTAATATATTTTGCATGCtgtattatataacattatgttaaatagtgtACAACAATTTTAGAAGAACGTAACGTATTTTAATACCTGTATGTTaacccatataaaaatacgatTTGAATAAGTAAAGCCGAAACCTTGAGACCTTTGAAAATGTAATAGGGAATGAATTTTTCACATCCTATGAACGCCTAACCTTGATAATTTTATGCGACCTGAGGTgtttaacattaataaaataatctagcTTTACTTCAAGGTCTTACACGCTTTGGATACAAATCACAAAGACCTTGATAggtttaaatgtaataacgTTCATTAAGTGATATATTGTATTGAGACTCCTTGACGGCTccttggtctagtggttagtacccctgactgcgattccaagggtcccgggttcgattcccggctgagacaaacatagatgtgatgagcatttggtgttgtgcttaggtcttgggtgtttaaatatgtatttatatgtgtatctatctataatatgtatgtatatccgttgcctagtacccataacacaagcttcaccagcttagcatgactaggtcaattggtgtaaattgtccaataaaaaaaaaaagactaatttaaataataattaaagtcaataattaatgtaatttatgtgttttatAAAGTGTGGTAACATTTCAgtattttcaaatttgttCTGACGTTTATATGACTCCTGCCGATTGGCTGACCCAGTTCtgaatgaattaattaaaattgaaccTTTGAAACCTATGGGGAAAGTAAGTAACATAGTTAAATcgagttattaaaaataaagcaaaCCTTTTTTTAGGTGCAGGTCTATAGTTTTGGAAGAAAATAACAGCGGCCCTGGACTTAACCATTCTTTCAATATCTCTGAGAAGTAAGTTGACGCGACGCCTGGCGAACTCCATCACGGCGCTTTCTAACATCTGGTGTATAAACATTGCCATAAATAACATATCATAAATCAACAGAACAGGGCAACACCACGTACAAACCGCTAGGAAGATGAAAAAGGAGAATATTGACtgggtaaaataataatttcatgtgaaaatatagaatttatttctattttaaacaGCAAAGTTAAGGCTTAAGTATGAGTACTCTTAACCCTAAGGTTGAGCGTTCAAATCATATCTGCATTGCATGAGCAATTAACACTTTTTAATACGGTGAAAAAAACATCGCGATAAACCCACATAAGCCAGCCACTTCTTCCTTGTATCTCAACCCTTTTGtgtatcatttttttattaagcttaTAAGCTACATTTactcttaaaaaaaacaattgcgaACAAACAGAAGTACAAAAAAACTTACATAAGCCTCAAAATAGACAACATGGGTCacctatttttctataaaattaaaatagattattattataattactatgCTGATTACCTCGTCAAGTATTCTAATAGGTGCTGGCGGAAGAACTGTCACCAAGTCCATCCAGGCCCTCGCCTGACCCAGTGTCATGAGACGATCGCCATCCGTACTAACGGCCGCGTTCATCGCTTCCGTCGCCAATTCTTGTGCAAGTTCCGGACTCATGCCTTTAGCCCCTCTCTTCgactaaaatttaatacaattattgattcaacataaactcaaaataacttatataggtaaacaagtacacttatgaacgtcaaaagaagttaaattaattgtaaatttacatttactaccagttcgcaagtcaagggcgtagagcgggcaagaagaactggcaagaaactttccgccactctttttaattgccaagttttgagtcatacaaattatttgaactgggaaatcaatcccaaggattaggatcatttaaatattcgtcaaatttataaaaagctctATTggttaatttacgtttaacgagggctttgaatttatttagtgatttttgaaataaaatgtaggAAAACATGCTCAAAAATTACCTTTTCAAACTCCGCACCCATCTTGCGCACAAGGTTTGCAGCTTTAGCCGTTCCACCGTGCATCTGCTTCCAATTGGCGAGGCGAATGCGAGCGAGCTCCAAGTCCGTGTTGAAAGCATATACCTCCGCCTTTCTGCAATTGTATACCACACGAACAATATTTGAtcaatattatcaaaaaatataggTACTTAACACTGCAGCTGCACGGGGAACTCAAGACTTTACagtatcaataaataatagtttaaaaaaactagaacacacgcttttaaagcacatcatactaaaaagtgaaaagcgtgtgttctagttttttttaactattttttattttttagttaattttttcatttttttttcggattattgcattgtcatcgatctttgacaggtgtgcaaaatttgaattaaatctgtccgttaaaagtgggtcaaaatcgagtccgaaggagtcggttacatacatacatacatacaggtgaagctaatataaagcgtgtaaaaattatctaaatcttACCTAACTCGTCTCATGGCGGCAGCATTCATATCCTCAGTATAAATTTTGAGAAGCAAAGCTTCTTCTTGTATTTTGAGGTTTTGTGCATTTACACGCATTTCCCACTTATTGTTCGCctgaaatgtttatttaaattaaaacattaatttgcACTGATGATTTAGAgcagtgattcccaaagtggtctatatcgacccctaggggtctatgacaacctgcaaggggtctacgtcagcgaaaaaaaatttgggggtccatgaaatgaaaatgggggtCCACGATAGTGAATCTCAACACATACACTGATAGTACCTATTTACTAGCATCATTCTATCTgataatatcaaaacatatacattatttataaaagtacctatgaagtaaaaaaaatattatatatatgtttataaaattgtgtaagTTGTAGGATGTTGGTATTCGATTTGTGGTcgcaataaatttttaaatttacaggaaatcaatatcagtaagtagggggtctacccaacacggaaaaacatggcaaggggtctacaacataaaaaagtttggggaactctgTTTTAGAGGAACGAAGCATGAATCAACATAATCTAGGAAAATCAACCTACCTGATCATCCTGTTTCTTTTGTTTCTCATCTCGCTCTTGCTTAAGTCTATTCAATCGTTTCTTCTCATTCGCCCTCCACTGCCGAACCATCGTAATCTTTCTTCGGAGTTCCATCTCGGCAGCTGCTTGGACACGCTGCTTTATTCTGTTCTGCTTCTCTGCTGCACGCAAGGCGCGCTCTTGTCgttgttttttgttgtattccGCCAAATAATTCATTCTAGCTTGTACTTTCTTTTCTTGTTCTTTTgctctaaaaatttaaatagatgaacatttttttttattttttatttatttacatttcgttgcaaataaaagaaacacaatacataaaaattataagggatgcaacgggcggccttatcgctactaagcgatctctttcaggcaaccctagttaaagagaaaaactaaaaaaaaaaaaagaaacatgatgcgtgcgagaagtgcagaaccaaatgttatataaaaatatatatatatatatatatagaaccttaatctaaagtaatacaaaaaaaaataacagactaaaaacttaaaagctaatcttacaaattcataaacagcgaatagtgatgtaaaaggaaacataagaattatacaagtcacgattgataaggataggataaggttaagaaatcATTATACAGTGAAGTAAAGTCTcctcagtcgtgaagcagtcattttatgatttggcattctgaaaaggtgggactgcttcacgactgatttgagagagaccgccggtgcgaaaaccgctgtgtgaattcgtgaagtgagttacagaatcgcagggcagaagagttttaaaagatgacagagaggtagccaatcgtacggAGTCGGGCTgcgtattccacaacttaatggcggagatcGTAAATGAATTGCCTAAGAAGGATGAAGTGTGGGATGGAAACATCCTTATTCCATGTGGGCAAGACCAAGTTAGTATTTCAATACTTCAGAAATAGAGCAAAGTTAAACTACTGCTTAACTTTCACATTATACTTAACGCGAGCATTAAATCGTAATACTCAAGGCGAGAAACTAAAATACCTAGGCAGAAACTGAAACTCACGACTCTAGATGCACTCAGCTCGttccttttaattaaaacatctcGTTGCGCCCTTTGATTAATGTATATacaaacgaaataaaaaagaaacattgtGAAGTCATTTTAATTGCAAGTACCTTTCCGATTAATTAACTTGAAAATACTAAATGAATTTCTGTTTTTGTTTTCAAGTAGGTAcctttattatgtttttataaaattctgtTAGCGGGTATAATaactatacataattaattcgatttaaaaattgcgctTTTTACGAGGTATACCTGAATTTTTTACCATATCAGTCAAAGAAAATACCATAATCTTAGTTTAAATTGGTCGACAGTAGTGTAGGCCTAACATTTTATGTATCTATCCTAAAGTTCAgtgttgtgcaccaatggctTTTTCGTTCTATCTAAACAACACTTGCTCCAAtggaacatcgtgaggaaaaattttcatagcGTTTCTAAAAACTAATACTTGATGACAAATATCAGACTCAGAAGCCTCATCGACTAGTCTAGAACCATATAGGGTTATAGATTCACTGGATTATTATACATATCGATGTATAATAATCGAGTGAATCTACTTTTGACTTTAACTAAACTTTTGCTTTCTATTAAAAGCAAAAGTTCTTAACAAGTAAACAGCGATATTGGTACgtgtacggttcctggatcATCAGGGGTtcgaaataatagaataattttaacttactcgcgtaatacaatagaatatgagcgaaataataactattatgttaattgctatataaTAAGTGCAATCTAACAATCAGAGAGAGTGCCGACATCTGGCTATGCTCCCGGGGTGAAACTCCTATgacttagttaattatgaaTGACTGCTGTAACagtcgaagagagtgcctacgtcgggctatactctcggggcgtgactccgacgatttaggaaatcgtcaTGCTTATAAGTGATCAAACTGTACAGCCAGGACACGTACTTACATAAGACAAACACCACGCTTGTAGGTGATTGGAATGTACGAGCCctggcacgtacttacataggGAATCATCACGGTTGTAGATGATCGGAATGTACGAGCCctggcacgtacttacataggGTATAATTAAGCTTAAACTAAGGAAGCCTGAGCgagtaaaatgtacagccttggctcgtacatacTCTCCCAGGCAAaagagcaaaatgtacagccttggctcgtacagtaCGCGACGAACACATTTCCATGTTTCTATGCAGCAAGAAGAGTGCTTCAACGACGCAACTAAATGGATTATGCAAATATGCTTTACTAAGTTTGCAATCTCGGCGAGATGTACTGAAGGGAGGAAATACCAGTGAggaattttgat
The Pieris napi chromosome 1, ilPieNapi1.2, whole genome shotgun sequence DNA segment above includes these coding regions:
- the LOC125054071 gene encoding uncharacterized protein LOC125054071; the encoded protein is MSSDLCTDDLNDIDTTLMTLRKPTELKKVIDSIPKPVRAVPKNGLPMWYRLGLENKLPVPKMPKGKIIFSRGKIGEDVRRLGLGKDGPTPSFDLTDPYCNNVSYDYVPVHDPHLAHHFAQKPARNRMKYLGYCTKDGRAVCSLKDFNQYRKYLYNQFMDRIHLEMKKLDERAKDDLTLKRVEVDVARRLQVFTKAERAREHLERVAQEHADEWAEKKRLAKEQEKKVQARMNYLAEYNKKQRQERALRAAEKQNRIKQRVQAAAEMELRRKITMVRQWRANEKKRLNRLKQERDEKQKKQDDQANNKWEMRVNAQNLKIQEEALLLKIYTEDMNAAAMRRVRKAEVYAFNTDLELARIRLANWKQMHGGTAKAANLVRKMGAEFEKSKRGAKGMSPELAQELATEAMNAAVSTDGDRLMTLGQARAWMDLVTVLPPAPIRILDEMLESAVMEFARRRVNLLLRDIERMVKSRAAVIFFQNYRPAPKKRRSKVSRWSIHVATELARQFIHGKGGIGFGSVVNIPNETTTDFEMKSVKDRPPTPVPSKTKLAEVTFSDRVEDLPDPVAVGSYLPERNKLLEMVNAAAKLLSRSVSQTVEKGMDVTIGTVTLPLMRHPIEWGEAVEGLADAVVNNRVHGDCADVRRASGYLARRILSSLLVDMKQEKQRRKLSNVSCEEEKKDFYVPEKVDSPCSA